A genomic segment from Labrus bergylta chromosome 3, fLabBer1.1, whole genome shotgun sequence encodes:
- the LOC110001123 gene encoding gastrula zinc finger protein XlCGF57.1-like isoform X2 — protein sequence METGVDGEDCGGAEPERDSDPERRSQPETEVETEDSYEPETEDSDDWQETGEHLLELNLKNKKLETGKRPHSCSECGKRFNRKGSLTSHMMMHTGEKPFSCSECGKRFNHKSSLTYHVANHREKPFSCSVCSKRFTKRVNLTTHILGHTGEKPFSCSHCGKRFSSKRILTKHMMIHTGEKCYSCCECEKSFSQKQHLTRHILVHTGEKPFSCSVCSKRFNRKDLLTSHMLDHTGEKLFSCSVCSKSFNHRVSLTRHMLVHTGEKPFSCSFCSKDFTQRGNLNKHMMIHTGEKPFSCSECGKRFSSKGHLTRHMMIHTGEKC from the coding sequence atggaaacaggagttgatggagaggactgtggaggagcagaaccagagagagactcagatccagagagacgttcacaaccagagactgaggtcgaGACTGAAGACTCTTATGAACCTGAGACTGAGGACAGTGATGATTGGCAAGAGACAGGAGAACATCTGTTagaattaaacttgaaaaataagaaactagagactggtaagagaccacaCAGCTGCTCGGAGtgcggtaaaagatttaaccgaAAAGGATCTCTGACCAGTCACATGATGATGCATactggagagaaacccttcagttgCTCTGAGtgcggtaaaagatttaaccatAAGTCTAGTCTGACATATCACGTGGCAAATCATAGAGAAAAACCCTTCagttgctctgtttgcagtaaaaggtTTACCAAAAGAGTAAATCTGACTACACACATTTTAggtcatacaggagagaaacccttcagttgCTCTCactgtggtaaaaggtttagttCCAAGAGAATtctgaccaaacacatgatgattcacactggagagaaatgctACAGCTGCTGTGAGTGTGAGAAAAGCTTTAGCCAAAAACAgcatctgaccagacacatcttagttcatacaggagagaaacctttcagctgctctgtttgcagtaaaagatttaaccgaAAAGATCTTCTGACCAGTCACATGTTAgatcatacaggagagaaactcttcagctgctctgtttgcagtaaaagttttaacCATAGAGTAAgcctgaccagacacatgttagttcacacaggagagaaacccttcagctgctcgtTTTGCAGTAAAGAttttacccaaagaggaaatctgaacaaacacatgatgattcacacaggagagaaacctttcagctgctctgagtgtggtaaaaggtttagttCTAAGGGACATCTGACCAGACATatgatgattcacacaggagagaaatgctaa